The following proteins are co-located in the Blattabacterium sp. (Blatta orientalis) str. Tarazona genome:
- the atpA gene encoding F0F1 ATP synthase subunit alpha has protein sequence MSDLKYSEISSILKRQLSDFQYESKLSESGVIVQVGDGVARSVGLNSVFSGEIVEFHTGIKGIALNLEEDHVSIVLVNSSKDVKEGDIVKRTGKVLSLPVGEGMLGRVVDVLGNPIDGKGPIEGQLFDMPLERKAPGVIYREPVKEPLQTGIKFIDAMIPIGRGQRELIIGDRQTGKTTIAIDTILNQKELYNTDKQVYCIYVAISQKGSTIARITKTLEDKGAMSYTVIVAANASDPAAIQVFAPFSGTAIGEYFRDTGRSSLVIYDDLSKQAVSYREVSLLLRRPPGREAYPGDVFYLHSRLLERAAKIIKDTKIAQKMNDIPESIKEYVKGGGSLTALPIIETQSGDVSSYIPTNVISITDGQIFLEKDLFHSGVRPAINESISVSRVGGSAQIQSMRKISGTLKLDQAQFRELESFSKFGSELDPITMEIIEKGRRNIEILKQPPHSPYNISDQIAIIYAGTKNFLKKVPIEKISSFEKEYLFYLNEKHQELLKDLKEGIFNKKLAEILERVAMELSEKYSS, from the coding sequence ATGTCCGATTTAAAATATTCTGAAATATCATCGATTCTTAAAAGACAATTATCTGATTTTCAATATGAGTCGAAATTATCTGAATCCGGGGTTATTGTTCAAGTAGGAGATGGGGTAGCTAGATCTGTTGGATTGAATTCTGTATTTTCTGGAGAAATAGTGGAATTTCATACTGGAATAAAAGGAATAGCCTTGAATTTGGAAGAAGATCATGTAAGTATCGTCTTAGTAAATTCCTCTAAAGATGTCAAAGAAGGAGACATTGTAAAGCGTACAGGGAAGGTTCTTTCTCTTCCAGTTGGAGAGGGGATGCTAGGTCGCGTAGTGGATGTATTAGGAAATCCGATTGATGGAAAAGGCCCTATAGAAGGGCAATTATTTGATATGCCCTTGGAAAGAAAAGCTCCAGGTGTTATTTATAGAGAACCTGTAAAAGAACCTCTTCAAACAGGAATTAAATTTATAGATGCTATGATTCCTATAGGAAGAGGACAAAGAGAATTAATTATTGGAGATAGACAAACAGGGAAGACTACTATAGCCATTGATACTATTCTCAATCAGAAAGAATTGTATAATACAGATAAACAAGTTTATTGTATTTATGTAGCTATAAGCCAAAAAGGATCTACCATAGCCAGAATCACGAAAACTTTAGAGGATAAAGGAGCCATGTCCTATACAGTTATAGTCGCAGCAAATGCTTCTGATCCAGCAGCTATACAAGTGTTTGCTCCGTTTTCTGGTACGGCTATTGGAGAATACTTTCGTGATACGGGTCGTTCTTCTTTGGTAATTTATGATGATCTATCCAAACAAGCTGTTTCTTATAGGGAAGTATCTTTGTTATTACGACGTCCTCCTGGCAGAGAAGCATATCCAGGAGATGTTTTCTATTTGCATTCTAGATTATTAGAACGCGCAGCTAAAATAATAAAAGATACAAAAATAGCTCAAAAAATGAACGATATTCCAGAATCTATCAAAGAATATGTAAAAGGTGGAGGTTCTTTAACCGCACTTCCTATTATTGAAACACAATCTGGAGATGTTTCTTCTTATATTCCTACCAATGTCATTTCTATAACAGATGGACAAATTTTTTTAGAAAAAGATCTATTTCATTCTGGAGTACGTCCTGCAATTAATGAAAGTATTTCTGTTTCCCGGGTAGGAGGTTCTGCTCAAATTCAATCTATGAGAAAAATATCTGGAACTTTGAAATTAGACCAGGCTCAATTTCGAGAATTAGAATCTTTTTCAAAATTTGGTTCTGAATTAGATCCTATAACTATGGAAATTATAGAGAAGGGAAGAAGAAACATAGAAATATTAAAACAACCTCCTCATTCTCCATATAATATATCCGATCAGATTGCTATTATTTATGCTGGAACTAAAAATTTTTTGAAAAAAGTACCTATTGAAAAAATATCCTCTTTTGAAAAGGAATATCTTTTTTATTTAAATGAAAAACACCAAGAATTATTGAAAGATTTGAAAGAAGGGATTTTCAACAAAAAATTAGCTGAAATTCTGGAAAGAGTCGCCATGGAACTAAGTGAAAAATATTCTTCTTAA
- the cysS gene encoding cysteine--tRNA ligase codes for MNIENYIRYIRDHIQIYNSFTGKKELFKPIHKEYIGIYVCGPTVYNHLHLGNCRTFILFDLVFRYFKHLGYKVRYIRNITDVGHLENDSDDGEDKIHQRSLFEGIEPMEIVQKYTLSFHHILNIFNTLPPSIEPTATGHIIEQIEMIQKLIQKNLAYENNGSVYFNVKKYSQLCSYGILSHNRIDQLFKKESNFLGEKQHFQDFSLWKRAKHSHIMNWNSPWGKGVPGWHIECTTMSTKYLGEVFDIHGGGIDLKFPHHECELAQAIGVYNKNHLAHYWMHTHMLTLNGKKMSKSTGNYLSTKYLISKYHPIVIRFFILQSHYRSLLNFSQKGLIDAEKGYHRLINAIEKLEFFSKSDKENISKFDVNKWIKDCYEAINDDFNTPLLISYLFQVTHILNHSINYIGSSIHLLKKYMNHFLFDILGLQKIEKNPSEKTSKKLKILTEILIKIRTETRKKRNWVLSDLIREELSRIGISLHDDKLV; via the coding sequence ATGAATATAGAAAATTATATACGTTATATACGAGATCATATACAAATATATAATTCTTTTACCGGAAAAAAAGAATTATTTAAACCTATTCATAAGGAATATATAGGAATTTATGTTTGTGGTCCCACTGTTTATAATCATCTTCATTTGGGAAACTGTCGGACTTTTATATTATTCGATTTAGTTTTCCGTTATTTTAAACATTTAGGTTATAAAGTCCGCTATATCAGAAATATTACGGATGTAGGACATTTAGAAAATGATAGTGATGATGGAGAAGACAAAATTCATCAAAGATCTCTTTTTGAGGGAATTGAGCCTATGGAAATTGTTCAAAAATATACTTTATCTTTTCATCATATATTAAATATTTTCAATACTTTACCTCCAAGTATTGAACCAACAGCTACTGGTCATATTATAGAACAAATTGAGATGATTCAAAAATTGATTCAAAAAAATTTAGCTTACGAAAATAATGGATCTGTTTATTTTAACGTAAAAAAATATAGCCAATTATGTTCTTATGGAATATTGAGTCATAATAGAATCGATCAACTTTTTAAGAAAGAATCTAATTTTCTGGGTGAAAAACAACATTTTCAAGATTTTTCTCTTTGGAAAAGAGCTAAACACAGTCATATTATGAACTGGAACTCTCCATGGGGAAAAGGAGTGCCAGGTTGGCATATAGAATGTACAACAATGAGTACAAAATATTTAGGAGAAGTTTTTGATATTCACGGTGGAGGAATAGATCTTAAATTTCCCCATCATGAATGTGAGTTAGCACAAGCAATAGGAGTTTATAACAAGAATCATCTTGCACATTATTGGATGCATACGCACATGCTTACTTTAAATGGAAAAAAAATGAGTAAATCCACAGGAAATTACTTATCCACAAAATATTTAATCTCTAAATATCATCCAATAGTCATTCGATTCTTTATATTACAATCTCATTATCGTAGCCTTTTAAACTTTTCTCAAAAAGGACTTATAGATGCAGAGAAAGGATATCATCGTTTAATTAATGCAATAGAAAAATTAGAATTTTTTTCTAAAAGTGATAAGGAAAATATATCAAAATTTGATGTAAATAAATGGATAAAAGATTGTTATGAAGCTATTAATGATGATTTTAACACACCTTTATTAATCTCCTATCTCTTCCAAGTGACTCACATTTTGAATCATTCTATTAACTATATAGGGAGTTCTATACATTTATTAAAAAAATATATGAATCATTTTTTATTTGATATACTTGGTCTTCAAAAAATAGAAAAAAATCCCTCTGAAAAAACGTCTAAAAAATTAAAAATACTTACTGAAATATTAATAAAAATTCGAACAGAAACAAGAAAAAAAAGAAATTGGGTTCTTTCAGATTTAATTCGCGAAGAACTATCGCGTATAGGGATTTCATTACATGATGACAAACTTGTTTAG
- the atpG gene encoding ATP synthase F1 subunit gamma, protein MSNPKEIKKRILSIDSVVKTTEAMKMISIVKLRKSKELLLHIKRYSESIEQLFQHFLLSFHDKLENIQDNKYFFSSGKKKLFIVITSNRGLCGAFNSLIFDKIHRYIQENGYLKKDCIFFSIGKKGFDFLSRKYNMYKKKKKIPNNFTYKYKDVIIFVKELIEDFFSKKFHSIYLIYNHLKNSFFQEIIIEQFFPIIFTNFENKSSKKSSNYSILEPSKEEILDYIIPKFLSVKLFKSILESSTSEHTARMMSMHKATESASDIKKNLMLNYNKERQTSITKEILEIISGLEALSETN, encoded by the coding sequence ATGTCTAATCCAAAAGAAATCAAAAAAAGAATTTTATCTATAGATTCCGTTGTAAAAACAACGGAAGCTATGAAAATGATTTCTATCGTGAAATTACGAAAATCCAAAGAATTGCTTTTACATATAAAAAGATACTCAGAATCTATAGAGCAATTATTTCAACATTTTCTGTTATCATTCCATGATAAATTAGAAAATATTCAGGATAACAAATATTTTTTTTCTTCAGGAAAAAAGAAATTGTTTATAGTCATAACTTCTAATCGTGGATTATGTGGAGCTTTCAATTCCTTAATTTTTGATAAAATTCATAGATATATTCAAGAAAACGGTTATTTGAAAAAAGATTGTATTTTTTTTTCTATCGGAAAAAAAGGATTTGATTTTTTATCGAGAAAATATAATATGTATAAGAAAAAAAAAAAAATACCAAATAATTTTACTTATAAATATAAAGATGTAATCATTTTTGTAAAAGAATTAATTGAAGATTTTTTTTCCAAAAAATTTCATTCGATATATTTGATTTACAACCATCTAAAAAATTCATTTTTTCAAGAAATAATTATAGAACAATTTTTTCCAATTATTTTTACAAATTTTGAAAATAAATCCTCAAAAAAATCATCTAATTATTCTATTTTAGAACCATCTAAAGAAGAAATTTTGGATTATATTATTCCTAAATTTCTTAGTGTGAAACTATTTAAAAGTATATTAGAATCATCTACTTCAGAACATACTGCACGTATGATGTCTATGCATAAAGCTACAGAAAGTGCCTCTGACATTAAAAAGAATCTTATGTTGAATTATAATAAAGAAAGACAAACTTCCATTACTAAGGAAATACTTGAAATTATTAGTGGATTAGAAGCTTTAAGTGAAACTAATTAA
- the tsaB gene encoding tRNA (adenosine(37)-N6)-threonylcarbamoyltransferase complex dimerization subunit type 1 TsaB, translating to MTLILNLETSTKNCSVSIAKNGICLISIEEHTDKHLHSEKLHTFIQYAIKISKININDLQSICVSQGPGSYTSLRIGISAAKGLCYALGIPLLSLDSLTILSQKIDVQDGFLIPMIHAKSDLFYTTLFNKYKKRLCPISIKKFGGYFFKSITENKKVYLFGNIICPKVEKLFTDNFRFIFPIYPSAMDMSFLSYVKFCNKKFNNIEKFIPCYL from the coding sequence ATGACTTTGATCCTAAATTTGGAAACTTCTACAAAAAATTGCTCGGTGAGCATAGCAAAAAACGGCATATGCTTAATATCCATAGAAGAACATACAGATAAACATCTTCATTCAGAAAAATTACATACATTTATACAATATGCTATAAAAATTTCAAAAATTAATATAAATGATTTACAATCCATTTGTGTAAGTCAAGGTCCAGGGTCCTACACTTCCTTAAGAATAGGAATATCGGCTGCTAAAGGTTTATGTTATGCTTTAGGCATTCCCTTATTATCATTAGATTCATTAACTATTTTGAGTCAAAAAATAGATGTCCAAGATGGATTTTTAATTCCTATGATACATGCAAAATCTGATCTTTTTTATACAACTTTATTTAATAAATATAAAAAAAGATTATGTCCTATTTCTATAAAAAAGTTTGGTGGTTATTTTTTCAAGTCTATAACAGAGAATAAAAAAGTATATTTATTTGGAAATATAATTTGTCCAAAAGTAGAGAAGTTATTTACGGATAATTTTCGTTTTATTTTTCCTATTTATCCATCTGCAATGGATATGTCTTTTCTTTCCTACGTGAAATTTTGTAATAAAAAATTCAATAACATTGAAAAATTTATTCCATGTTATTTATAA
- the trpS gene encoding tryptophan--tRNA ligase: MKKILTGIQSTGTPHLGNILGVIIPSINMANNSKYSSFIFVADLHSLIQMKDLETIRDNTYQIAAAWLSFGLNTEKSIFYRQSDVSEVTELAWYFNCFFPYQRLTLAHSFKRKINLKEKINVGLFTYPMLMAADILLYNAEVIPVGKDQLQHIEITRYIASRLNKKIGQKLFVLPKAFIPIETGLVPGTDGKKMSKSKKNWINIFSSDEILKKQIMSIHTDNKSLKEKKNPDKDCIMALYRLLAPLDRVEEMKKKYIKGGYGYLEAKKELYECILKRFSSERMKFSSLVKNKSLLDRIFYLGAKKARNIAYERLNKIRKTFKFNSLF; this comes from the coding sequence ATGAAAAAAATATTAACAGGAATTCAAAGTACAGGAACTCCTCATTTAGGGAATATTTTGGGAGTGATAATTCCATCTATAAATATGGCTAATAATTCAAAATACTCTTCGTTTATATTTGTGGCAGATTTACATTCACTGATACAAATGAAAGATCTGGAAACTATCCGTGATAATACTTATCAAATTGCGGCAGCATGGTTATCTTTTGGTTTAAATACAGAAAAAAGCATATTTTATAGACAGTCGGATGTTTCCGAAGTAACTGAATTAGCTTGGTATTTTAATTGTTTTTTTCCTTATCAAAGACTTACATTAGCTCATTCTTTCAAAAGAAAAATCAATCTGAAAGAGAAAATTAATGTAGGTTTGTTTACATATCCTATGTTAATGGCAGCTGATATATTGCTTTACAATGCAGAAGTCATTCCCGTAGGAAAAGATCAGTTACAACATATAGAAATAACACGCTATATAGCCAGTCGTTTAAATAAAAAAATAGGTCAAAAACTATTTGTTTTACCTAAAGCTTTCATCCCAATAGAAACTGGATTAGTTCCTGGGACAGATGGAAAAAAAATGAGTAAATCAAAAAAAAATTGGATTAATATTTTTTCTTCAGATGAAATTCTAAAAAAACAAATTATGAGCATTCATACGGATAATAAATCTTTAAAAGAAAAAAAAAATCCGGATAAAGATTGTATAATGGCTTTGTATAGATTGTTAGCTCCACTTGATAGAGTAGAAGAAATGAAAAAAAAATATATAAAGGGAGGATATGGATATTTAGAGGCTAAAAAAGAATTGTATGAGTGTATTCTAAAAAGATTTTCATCTGAAAGGATGAAATTTTCTTCTCTTGTAAAGAATAAATCTTTATTAGATCGTATTTTTTATTTAGGAGCTAAAAAAGCAAGAAATATAGCTTATGAAAGATTAAATAAGATTCGAAAAACTTTCAAATTTAATTCTTTATTTTAA
- a CDS encoding PLP-dependent aspartate aminotransferase family protein, with protein MKEETKLIQNILSDPLTGAISTPIYQTSTYIQESPGVHKGFDYTRTNNPTRKILEKLITDLEKGYASLAFSSGLASVDAVLKLLEFGDEIVAVDDIYGGTFRLLNLYKKLGIRTHFVDTTYAENVISILTPKTKMIWLESPTNPTLKISDIKYISENSKKVNPNILVVVDNTFATPALQNPLSLGADIVIHSATKYLAGHSDVLAGLMTVKNPDLYEQLKYIQNATGGILSPIDCWLTIRGCQTLYLRIKKQSDNAFKIASFLLEEKNTCIDKVYYPGLSQHKNHRIAVKQQLYFGGIVSFSLKEDTIEAAKKVVTSTKLFKLAESLGGTKSLICHPATMTHKSTPLEVRRNAGIQDSLIRLSFGIENEEDLLEDIDQALKH; from the coding sequence ATGAAGGAAGAAACAAAACTAATTCAAAACATTTTATCAGATCCTCTAACAGGAGCTATCTCTACTCCCATATACCAGACTTCTACTTATATTCAAGAATCTCCTGGAGTTCATAAAGGTTTTGATTATACAAGAACCAATAATCCTACAAGAAAAATATTGGAAAAATTAATTACAGATTTAGAAAAAGGCTATGCGAGTTTAGCTTTTTCTTCTGGGTTAGCATCTGTGGATGCTGTTTTAAAATTATTAGAGTTTGGAGATGAAATAGTTGCTGTGGATGATATTTATGGGGGGACTTTTCGTTTATTAAATTTATATAAAAAATTAGGAATTCGAACCCATTTCGTGGATACTACCTATGCAGAAAATGTTATTTCTATCCTTACTCCTAAAACTAAGATGATTTGGTTAGAATCTCCTACTAATCCTACTTTAAAAATATCTGATATTAAGTATATTAGTGAAAATTCTAAAAAAGTAAACCCAAACATTTTAGTTGTTGTAGACAATACTTTTGCTACTCCAGCTCTTCAGAATCCTCTCAGTTTAGGAGCAGATATAGTTATTCACAGCGCTACAAAATATCTAGCAGGACATTCAGATGTATTAGCTGGACTAATGACCGTGAAAAATCCAGATTTATATGAACAATTAAAATACATTCAAAATGCGACTGGAGGAATTTTATCTCCTATTGATTGTTGGTTAACTATAAGAGGGTGTCAAACTTTGTATCTACGTATTAAAAAACAGTCTGATAATGCATTTAAGATAGCCTCTTTTTTATTGGAAGAAAAAAATACCTGTATTGATAAGGTTTATTATCCTGGATTATCCCAGCATAAAAATCATAGAATAGCAGTAAAACAACAACTCTATTTCGGAGGAATAGTGTCATTTAGTCTTAAAGAGGATACTATAGAAGCGGCAAAAAAAGTTGTAACCTCTACTAAATTATTTAAACTAGCAGAAAGTTTAGGAGGAACAAAAAGTTTAATTTGTCATCCGGCAACTATGACGCATAAATCTACTCCTTTAGAGGTTAGAAGAAACGCAGGAATTCAAGATTCTCTTATACGTTTATCTTTTGGAATAGAGAATGAAGAAGATCTTCTTGAAGATATAGATCAAGCTTTAAAACATTAA
- the atpB gene encoding F0F1 ATP synthase subunit A produces the protein MTLALKKLGLYYFLIFIFLTNLFANENENKNIDIAKTILEHVSDSHEWHVVGNHEKGIIFSLPIILWNNGWEFFLSSQFSHGKVVKGKYGNYKMFQEKIYKTNSVGILYIDARGFPKNDRPLDFSVTKNVVSIGISFLILCYIFRRMRYSYKNHQTKWNFGIFLEFLILFIRNEIVIPNVGEKKYKTYFPFLLTVFFFILVNNLIGLLPGFPNVTGNISVTLVLAVITFIIINIKANKNYWKHIFWMPNVPIGIKFLLAPIEFIGIFIRPLTLCIRLFANITAGHIIILSFICLIFIFKNFFIASFSIIFGFFISLLEIMVAFLQAFIFTNLSSLLIGMAVKEYEHKTY, from the coding sequence ATGACTTTAGCTTTAAAAAAATTAGGATTATATTACTTTTTGATTTTTATTTTTCTTACAAATCTTTTTGCTAATGAAAATGAAAATAAAAATATAGATATAGCTAAGACTATTCTTGAACATGTAAGTGATTCTCACGAATGGCATGTTGTAGGAAATCATGAAAAGGGAATTATATTTTCTTTACCAATTATTTTGTGGAATAATGGATGGGAGTTTTTTTTATCCTCTCAATTTTCTCATGGAAAAGTAGTCAAAGGAAAATATGGAAATTATAAAATGTTTCAAGAAAAAATATATAAAACAAATTCTGTTGGAATTTTATATATAGATGCAAGAGGTTTTCCTAAAAATGATAGACCTTTGGATTTTTCTGTTACAAAAAATGTAGTGTCTATTGGAATATCCTTTTTAATATTATGTTACATTTTTAGGAGAATGAGATATAGCTATAAAAATCATCAAACGAAATGGAATTTCGGAATTTTCTTAGAATTCTTAATTTTATTTATTCGTAATGAAATAGTTATTCCAAATGTTGGGGAAAAAAAATATAAAACCTATTTTCCTTTTTTGTTGACTGTTTTTTTTTTCATATTGGTTAATAATTTAATAGGTCTTTTACCAGGATTCCCAAATGTTACAGGAAATATAAGTGTTACATTGGTTTTAGCAGTAATTACTTTCATAATCATCAATATTAAAGCCAATAAAAATTATTGGAAACATATTTTTTGGATGCCAAATGTTCCCATAGGGATAAAATTTTTGTTAGCCCCCATAGAATTTATAGGGATTTTCATTCGTCCATTAACTTTATGTATTCGTTTATTTGCTAATATTACTGCTGGGCACATCATTATTTTAAGTTTTATTTGCCTTATTTTTATTTTTAAAAATTTTTTTATTGCTAGTTTTTCCATTATTTTCGGCTTTTTTATTTCCTTGTTGGAAATTATGGTGGCTTTTTTGCAAGCCTTTATTTTTACGAATTTATCTTCTTTACTTATAGGAATGGCTGTAAAGGAATATGAACATAAAACGTATTAA
- the nadE gene encoding NAD(+) synthase: protein MKNNAKKIVHYIVQWLKKYIKKTQSNGFVIGISGGIDSSVTSMLVAMTKYPTFTLEMPILEKHPNFLSEQHVNFLKSRFLNVHHLKKDLSSLFISFIHTMNDHITEKKNKPLALANAKSRIRMLTLYYYANIENYLVVGTGNKVEDFGVGFFTKYGDGGVDIHPIADLTKSEIRFLAKELNIIDGIQKAEPTDGLWEDKRSDEDQLEATYEELEWAMKIAEKRKKIFMKPLKEENMIF, encoded by the coding sequence ATGAAAAATAATGCAAAAAAAATAGTTCACTATATTGTTCAGTGGTTAAAAAAATACATAAAAAAAACTCAATCAAATGGTTTTGTTATTGGAATATCCGGAGGTATAGATTCTTCTGTGACCTCCATGTTAGTAGCTATGACTAAATACCCAACTTTCACATTAGAAATGCCTATTTTAGAAAAACATCCAAATTTTCTATCTGAACAACATGTAAATTTTTTAAAATCTAGATTTTTAAATGTTCATCATCTAAAAAAAGATCTATCTTCTTTATTCATTTCTTTTATTCACACTATGAATGATCATATTACAGAAAAAAAAAATAAACCTTTGGCTTTAGCCAATGCAAAATCTCGTATCCGTATGTTAACTCTATATTATTACGCAAATATAGAGAATTATTTAGTGGTAGGAACTGGAAATAAAGTAGAAGATTTTGGAGTTGGATTTTTTACAAAATATGGGGACGGAGGTGTCGATATACATCCTATAGCAGATTTAACTAAAAGTGAAATCCGTTTTCTTGCTAAAGAATTAAATATTATTGATGGAATACAAAAAGCTGAACCTACAGATGGATTATGGGAAGATAAAAGGTCAGATGAAGATCAGTTAGAAGCTACTTATGAAGAATTAGAATGGGCAATGAAAATCGCAGAAAAAAGGAAAAAAATTTTCATGAAACCTTTAAAGGAAGAGAATATGATATTTTGA
- the atpH gene encoding ATP synthase F1 subunit delta — MFSKKKVTRHYAKVLFEHLMNNEKRDSTYHKIKKISFLLSKNIELNKVLCTSLLSPARKIKILEKIFYPFDPFIFHFIKILTARKREHLSKKIFLEYQKIYQEKKGLLKCSLISAFPLRMDLQKIIINKIISLESKKNNKKYQIINKIDESILGGFLLRIGYKEWDFSVKGQLFSIQKLLKNSV; from the coding sequence ATGTTTTCGAAAAAAAAAGTGACTAGACATTATGCTAAAGTTCTTTTTGAGCATTTGATGAATAACGAGAAAAGAGATTCTACTTATCATAAAATTAAAAAAATATCCTTCCTCTTATCTAAAAACATTGAGTTGAATAAGGTTTTGTGTACCTCTTTGTTAAGTCCTGCAAGGAAAATAAAAATTTTAGAAAAAATTTTCTATCCTTTCGATCCTTTTATTTTTCATTTTATAAAAATTTTAACAGCACGAAAAAGAGAACATCTTTCCAAAAAGATTTTTTTGGAATATCAAAAAATTTATCAGGAAAAAAAAGGATTGTTAAAATGCTCCCTTATTTCTGCTTTTCCATTAAGAATGGATCTTCAAAAAATTATTATAAATAAAATCATTTCTTTAGAATCAAAAAAAAATAATAAAAAATATCAGATTATTAATAAAATAGATGAATCCATTCTTGGAGGTTTTTTGCTTCGTATAGGATACAAAGAATGGGATTTTAGTGTGAAGGGACAATTATTTAGTATTCAAAAACTATTGAAAAATTCAGTTTAA
- the atpF gene encoding F0F1 ATP synthase subunit B has translation MDLVTPSIGLIVWQTIIFLILISFLSKYAWKPIMKFIDQREEKIRISIEKADLVQKELKMVENKKNQILKETRIKRDRILEEAIQIREKIKHKAIEEGVWRKKAYRRDKKIMQGERKMAIQELKDQIGDISIIIAEKILKKELDPNQKTNKQEKLIKELVNKL, from the coding sequence ATGGATTTGGTTACTCCTTCTATCGGTTTAATTGTTTGGCAGACAATAATATTTCTGATATTGATCTCCTTTCTTTCCAAATATGCGTGGAAACCAATTATGAAATTCATTGATCAAAGAGAGGAAAAAATTAGAATTTCTATAGAAAAGGCTGATTTAGTTCAAAAGGAATTGAAAATGGTAGAAAATAAAAAAAATCAAATTTTGAAAGAAACTCGCATAAAAAGAGATAGAATTTTGGAAGAGGCCATTCAAATTAGAGAAAAAATAAAACATAAAGCTATAGAAGAAGGTGTTTGGAGAAAAAAAGCTTATAGAAGAGACAAAAAAATTATGCAGGGAGAGAGAAAAATGGCCATACAGGAATTGAAAGATCAAATAGGGGATATTTCCATAATAATTGCCGAAAAAATCTTAAAGAAAGAGTTGGATCCAAATCAAAAAACGAATAAACAAGAAAAATTGATCAAAGAATTAGTAAACAAATTATAA
- a CDS encoding nucleotide exchange factor GrpE, translated as MNINQKNTDSQNEKNPLDLSEMENSCQEKTEHSLKEVEIFKEKLEKEKDKFLRLFAEFENYKKRIQKERFDLFRSAHQQIIIDLIPILDDFERGLKELKKSKDEALIQGVSLIQEKLIKILKEKGLNKIKIKKGDDFNTDFHEAITQIPATTENLKGKIMEIIESGYILQERVIRHAKVITGK; from the coding sequence ATGAATATCAATCAAAAAAATACTGATTCTCAGAATGAAAAGAATCCTTTAGATCTATCTGAAATGGAAAATTCTTGTCAAGAAAAAACAGAACATTCATTAAAAGAAGTAGAAATTTTTAAAGAAAAATTGGAAAAAGAAAAAGATAAATTTTTACGTCTTTTTGCAGAATTTGAAAATTATAAAAAACGTATTCAAAAAGAAAGATTTGATCTTTTTAGATCTGCTCATCAACAAATTATTATAGATTTAATCCCTATTTTAGATGATTTTGAAAGAGGACTTAAAGAGCTGAAAAAATCAAAAGACGAAGCTCTCATTCAAGGAGTATCTCTAATACAGGAAAAACTCATAAAAATTTTAAAAGAAAAAGGATTGAATAAAATAAAAATCAAAAAAGGAGATGATTTTAATACTGATTTCCATGAGGCCATTACACAAATTCCAGCTACAACAGAAAATTTAAAAGGAAAGATTATGGAAATTATAGAATCTGGATATATCCTACAGGAAAGAGTTATACGACATGCCAAAGTTATTACTGGAAAATAA
- the atpE gene encoding ATP synthase F0 subunit C, whose protein sequence is MDINLIYSGLAALGAGIAVIGAGLGIGKIGSSAMDAIARQPEASGKIQNAMIVAAALIEGAALFGIVTALLAVFK, encoded by the coding sequence ATGGATATAAATTTAATTTATTCAGGTTTAGCCGCTTTAGGTGCTGGAATTGCTGTAATAGGAGCTGGTTTAGGAATTGGGAAAATTGGAAGTTCAGCCATGGATGCTATTGCTAGACAACCTGAAGCTTCAGGAAAGATACAAAATGCCATGATTGTTGCTGCAGCTCTTATTGAAGGAGCCGCTCTGTTTGGAATAGTAACCGCTTTATTAGCTGTGTTTAAATAA